A genomic segment from Muntiacus reevesi chromosome 15, mMunRee1.1, whole genome shotgun sequence encodes:
- the WDR20 gene encoding WD repeat-containing protein 20 isoform X5, with the protein MYLYNVEHTCGTTAPHYQLLKQGESFAVHTCKSKSTRNPLLRWTVGEGALNEFAFSPDGKFLACVSQDGFLRVFSFDSVELHGTMKSYFGGLLCVCWSPDGKYIVTGGEDDLVTVWSFGDCRVIARGHGHKSWVSVVAFDPYTTSVEESDPMEFSGSDEDFQDLLHFGRDRANSTQSRLSKRNSTESRPVSVTYRFGSVGQDTQLCLWDLTEDILFPHQPLSRARTHTNVMNATSPPAGSAGNSVPTPGSAAPPPLPRSNSLPHAAVSSAGSKGSVADGAIAAGVSKFATLSLHDRKDRHHEKDHKRNHSMGHISSKSSDKLNLVTKSRTDPAKTLGTPLCPRMEDVPLLEPLVCKKIAHERLTVLIFLEDCIVTACQEGFICTWGRPGKVGLLSAPNQATSPGGTVV; encoded by the coding sequence ATGTACTTGTATAATGTGGAGCACACTTGTGGCACCACAGCCCCCCACTACCAGCTCCTGAAGCAGGGGGAGAGCTTTGCCGTGCACACTTGCAAGAGCAAATCCACGAGGAACCCTCTCCTCAGATGGACGGTGGGCGAGGGGGCCCTCAACGAGTTTGCTTTCTCCCCAGATGGCAAGTTCTTGGCGTGTGTGAGCCAGGACGGCTTCCTGCGGGTGTTCAGCTTTGACTCGGTGGAGCTGCACGGCACCATGAAAAGCTACTTTGGAGgcttgctgtgtgtgtgctggagCCCCGACGGCAAGTACATCGTGACGGGCGGCGAGGACGACCTGGTGACCGTCTGGTCCTTTGGAGACTGCCGCGTGATCGCGCGGGGCCATGGGCACAAGTCCTGGGTCAGCGTGGTGGCCTTTGACCCCTACACCACCAGCGTGGAAGAGAGCGACCCCATGGAGTTCAGCGGCAGCGACGAGGACTTCCAGGACCTTCTTCACTTCGGGAGAGACCGAGCGAACAGCACCCAGTCCCGGCTGTCCAAGCGGAACTCAACCGAGAGCCGGCCCGTCAGCGTCACGTATCGGTTCGGCTCCGTGGGCCAGGACACGCAGCTGTGCCTGTGGGACCTCACGGAAGACATCCTCTTCCCCCACCAGCCCCTCTCGCGCGCGCGGACACACACGAACGTCATGAACGCCACCAGCCCCCCCGCGGGCAGCGCCGGGAACAGCGTGCCCACGCCGGGCAGTGCCGCGCCGCCCCCGCTGCCTCGGTCCAACAGCCTCCCGCACGCCGCCGTCTCCAGCGCCGGCAGCAAGGGCAGCGTGGCGGACGGCGCCATCGCCGCTGGGGTCAGCAAGTTCGCCACGCTCTCGCTGCACGACCGGAAGGACAGGCACCACGAGAAAGACCACAAGCGGAACCACAGCATGGGACACATCTCCAGCAAGAGCAGCGACAAGCTGAACCTCGTCACCAAGAGCAGGACGGACCCCGCCAAGACCCTGGGGACGCCCCTGTGCCCCCGCATGGAAGACGTGCCCTTGTTAGAGCCGCTCGTCTGTAAAAAGATAGCACATGAGAGACTGACTGTGTTAATTTTTCTTGAAGACTGTATAGTCACTGCTTGTCAGGAGGGATTTATTTGCACATGGGGAAGGCCTGGTAAAGTG
- the WDR20 gene encoding WD repeat-containing protein 20 isoform X6, with protein MKSYFGGLLCVCWSPDGKYIVTGGEDDLVTVWSFGDCRVIARGHGHKSWVSVVAFDPYTTSVEESDPMEFSGSDEDFQDLLHFGRDRANSTQSRLSKRNSTESRPVSVTYRFGSVGQDTQLCLWDLTEDILFPHQPLSRARTHTNVMNATSPPAGSAGNSVPTPGSAAPPPLPRSNSLPHAAVSSAGSKGSVADGAIAAGVSKFATLSLHDRKDRHHEKDHKRNHSMGHISSKSSDKLNLVTKSRTDPAKTLGTPLCPRMEDVPLLEPLVCKKIAHERLTVLIFLEDCIVTACQEGFICTWGRPGKVGLLSAPNQATSPGGTVV; from the coding sequence ATGAAAAGCTACTTTGGAGgcttgctgtgtgtgtgctggagCCCCGACGGCAAGTACATCGTGACGGGCGGCGAGGACGACCTGGTGACCGTCTGGTCCTTTGGAGACTGCCGCGTGATCGCGCGGGGCCATGGGCACAAGTCCTGGGTCAGCGTGGTGGCCTTTGACCCCTACACCACCAGCGTGGAAGAGAGCGACCCCATGGAGTTCAGCGGCAGCGACGAGGACTTCCAGGACCTTCTTCACTTCGGGAGAGACCGAGCGAACAGCACCCAGTCCCGGCTGTCCAAGCGGAACTCAACCGAGAGCCGGCCCGTCAGCGTCACGTATCGGTTCGGCTCCGTGGGCCAGGACACGCAGCTGTGCCTGTGGGACCTCACGGAAGACATCCTCTTCCCCCACCAGCCCCTCTCGCGCGCGCGGACACACACGAACGTCATGAACGCCACCAGCCCCCCCGCGGGCAGCGCCGGGAACAGCGTGCCCACGCCGGGCAGTGCCGCGCCGCCCCCGCTGCCTCGGTCCAACAGCCTCCCGCACGCCGCCGTCTCCAGCGCCGGCAGCAAGGGCAGCGTGGCGGACGGCGCCATCGCCGCTGGGGTCAGCAAGTTCGCCACGCTCTCGCTGCACGACCGGAAGGACAGGCACCACGAGAAAGACCACAAGCGGAACCACAGCATGGGACACATCTCCAGCAAGAGCAGCGACAAGCTGAACCTCGTCACCAAGAGCAGGACGGACCCCGCCAAGACCCTGGGGACGCCCCTGTGCCCCCGCATGGAAGACGTGCCCTTGTTAGAGCCGCTCGTCTGTAAAAAGATAGCACATGAGAGACTGACTGTGTTAATTTTTCTTGAAGACTGTATAGTCACTGCTTGTCAGGAGGGATTTATTTGCACATGGGGAAGGCCTGGTAAAGTG